The Deinococcus multiflagellatus genome includes the window CTGGCGTATTTGTAAGGGGATGTAGGACGTGGGCTGTAGGTTGTAGGGGTTTTCCCACAACCTACAGCCCACGTCCCACAACCTCACTCAGTCCGCCGCGTCCCCCTGCGCGTACTGCAGGCGGTGCAGCCGGGCGTAGTACCCGCCCTTGTCCAGCAGCTGGCGGTGGCTGCCCTGCTCCACAATGCGGCCCTTGCGCATCACCACAATGCGGTCGCAGTGCTCAATGGTGCTGAGGCGGTGGGCAATGATGATGCTGGTGCGCCCGCGCATTACCTTTTCCAGCGCGGCCTGAATGCGCAGTTCGGTTTCGGTGTCCACGTTGGCGGTGGCTTCGTCCAGCACCAGCAGAATGTCCGGGTTCTGGATCAGGGCGCGGGCAAAAGCCAGCAGTTGCTTCTGCCCGGTGCTCAGGGTGGCGCCGCGCTCGCGCACCTCGGTCTGGTAGCCGTGTTCCAGGCCCAGGATGTAGTCGTGTACGCCCACGTAGCGGCAGGCTTCCACCACGCGCTCATGGGGAATCTCGGGGTTATTCAGGGTCAGGTTGCTTTCAATGGTGCCGGCGAACAGAAACACGTCCTGCAGCACCACGCCCACATGCTTGCGCAGGTCGTGCTGGGCCAGGTCGCGCACGTCCACGCCGTCCACCTTCACGGCGCCGCGCTGCACGTCGTAAAAGCGGCTGACCAGGGCGGTCACGCTGGTCTTGCCCGCCCCGGTGGCGCCCACCAGGGCCACGCTCTCGCCGGGGGCAATGCTCAGGTCAATGCCGCGCAGAATCCAGCGGTCATCGGTGTCGGGGGTCTCGGCGGTCACGCTCTGGTCGTAGGCGAACCACACGCGCTCAAAGTCCACCCGGCCTTCAAAGTGGGGCAGAGTCTTCGCGCCGGGCTTGTCCTGAATGGCCTCTTCGGTGTCCAGCACGCCGAAAATGCGCTCGCTGCTGGCCATCGCCGCCTGCAGGTTGTTGAACACGTCGGCCAAATCCTGAATGGGCTGGAACAGCTGCTGCGACAGCTGCACAAAGGCAAACAGCGTGCCCACGGTGATGGCCCCGGCCACCGCCCCGCTGGCATCGGCGCCCAGAATCTGGCGGGCGGCAAAGTACAGAATGAGGGCCACCGCCACCTGCCCCAGCACCGCCACCACCGGCATGAACAGCGAAAACCACTTCACCGAGTTCTCGTTGGCGCTCAGCAGGGCGCGGTTACTCAGGTTGAAGTCCAGGGCGCTGCGCTTCTGGCGCCCGAACAGCTGCACCGTCAGCATCCCGGTGATGTTCTCGTTCAGCTTGCTGTTCACAATCGCCTGCTGGGTGCGGGTTTCGCGGAAGGCGTCGCGCAGCTTGGCGCGGAAATAGTTGGTCGCCAGGAACAGCACCGGCAGCACTGAAAAGGAGATCAGTGCCAGGCGCCAGTTCACGCTCAGCATGATCACCACGTACACCACGATGATGAAGCTCGACTGGATCAGGCTCACCAACCCGCCCGTGATGAACTGGTTGATGGCGTCCACGTCGCTGGTCACGCGGGTGATCAGGCGGCCCACCGGGTTCTGGTCAAAGTACGCCAGATGCAGGCGCTGCAGCTTGCTGAACACGTTGGCACGGATGTCGCGCAGCACA containing:
- a CDS encoding ABC transporter ATP-binding protein, producing the protein MTRPDAADAFQKGFDVQLTRRILRYVRPYLGLVIGGVVLALLISLASPLFALIQRHAIDAYLSPLAQGRAVSRQALLDGLTWTALAYMGLKVVEFALQYGFTLAIGYLGQNVLRDIRANVFSKLQRLHLAYFDQNPVGRLITRVTSDVDAINQFITGGLVSLIQSSFIIVVYVVIMLSVNWRLALISFSVLPVLFLATNYFRAKLRDAFRETRTQQAIVNSKLNENITGMLTVQLFGRQKRSALDFNLSNRALLSANENSVKWFSLFMPVVAVLGQVAVALILYFAARQILGADASGAVAGAITVGTLFAFVQLSQQLFQPIQDLADVFNNLQAAMASSERIFGVLDTEEAIQDKPGAKTLPHFEGRVDFERVWFAYDQSVTAETPDTDDRWILRGIDLSIAPGESVALVGATGAGKTSVTALVSRFYDVQRGAVKVDGVDVRDLAQHDLRKHVGVVLQDVFLFAGTIESNLTLNNPEIPHERVVEACRYVGVHDYILGLEHGYQTEVRERGATLSTGQKQLLAFARALIQNPDILLVLDEATANVDTETELRIQAALEKVMRGRTSIIIAHRLSTIEHCDRIVVMRKGRIVEQGSHRQLLDKGGYYARLHRLQYAQGDAAD